The following proteins are co-located in the Desulfoscipio sp. XC116 genome:
- the rpsT gene encoding 30S ribosomal protein S20, translating to MPNIKSAAKRVLITKKRTERNRHIKSTVRTAVRRFQEAIVADNKEDAQMKLRRALVTIDKAVTKGVLHKNTAARKKSRLTKFFNKNIAG from the coding sequence ATGCCTAATATTAAATCTGCTGCCAAACGAGTGCTCATTACGAAGAAGCGCACCGAGCGCAACCGGCATATTAAATCCACGGTTCGTACAGCTGTCCGCCGCTTCCAGGAAGCAATAGTTGCCGATAACAAGGAAGACGCTCAAATGAAATTACGCCGGGCACTTGTTACCATAGACAAGGCGGTTACCAAGGGTGTACTGCATAAGAATACCGCAGCTCGTAAAAAATCCCGTCTGACCAAGTTCTTTAATAAGAATATCGCGGGATAG
- a CDS encoding phage holin family protein produces the protein MTQWIGLAIRFVVSALVLIVVSWLAPGFVVHGGFTGALIAAAVIAVLGYVAEALLGDRISPQNRGIVGFITAAVVIYLAQFIIPNMLSVSLVGALISAFVVGLIDAVVPTVLR, from the coding sequence ATGACACAATGGATCGGACTGGCCATTCGCTTTGTCGTTTCAGCACTTGTACTAATAGTTGTTAGCTGGCTGGCTCCCGGTTTCGTCGTACACGGTGGCTTTACCGGTGCATTAATCGCCGCTGCTGTGATTGCGGTGCTGGGCTATGTGGCCGAGGCGCTGTTGGGTGATAGAATTTCACCGCAGAATCGCGGCATTGTGGGTTTTATTACCGCTGCCGTGGTGATCTATCTGGCACAATTCATTATACCCAATATGCTCAGCGTCAGCCTGGTGGGTGCGTTAATTTCGGCTTTCGTAGTCGGTCTTATTGACGCCGTGGTGCCCACGGTACTGCGCTAA
- the holA gene encoding DNA polymerase III subunit delta, protein MKYFIDFLAELKKGNVAPVYLFYGPEGYLREQAVERLKEYVLPPGGEQLNFEVLDGSVMSGREIVAAAAYASFIPGRRLVLVKSPQIFQASAEKNDREIKYVLDYLAAPCPGTCLVFDSAQNVDRRKKIYKETARAGRTIEFTLLKPADLIKWLAKRAREDGCAINREAAEELLARCGRDMYTLYHEMQKLACYTEPGKTIGIEVVRQLVAARVEENIFEVVDAIGEKNCVRALSGIRNLLLQKQQPQQIIGMVARQFRLILQVQGLARAGQSREQIISLLKIHPFVYKKIYAQRQNFPLEQLVKALNKLTELDHNIKIGLVDFYPAMETFVLKICA, encoded by the coding sequence ATGAAATATTTTATTGATTTCCTGGCCGAACTAAAAAAAGGGAATGTTGCTCCGGTTTACTTGTTTTATGGTCCGGAAGGCTATTTGCGGGAGCAGGCCGTTGAGCGCCTCAAAGAATACGTTTTGCCTCCGGGCGGGGAACAGTTGAACTTTGAGGTGTTGGACGGTTCAGTAATGTCGGGGCGAGAAATCGTTGCTGCCGCTGCTTACGCGTCTTTTATACCGGGGCGGCGGCTGGTACTGGTGAAAAGTCCGCAAATATTCCAGGCGTCTGCGGAAAAGAATGACCGGGAGATAAAATATGTGCTGGATTATTTAGCCGCCCCATGTCCGGGTACCTGCCTGGTATTTGATTCGGCCCAAAACGTGGACCGCCGTAAAAAGATTTATAAGGAAACAGCCCGGGCGGGGCGGACTATCGAATTTACCTTGTTAAAGCCGGCCGATCTAATCAAGTGGCTGGCCAAGCGGGCGCGGGAAGATGGCTGCGCTATCAACCGGGAGGCTGCGGAAGAATTGCTGGCCCGCTGTGGGCGGGACATGTATACTCTTTATCATGAAATGCAGAAGCTGGCTTGCTATACGGAACCGGGCAAAACTATCGGTATTGAGGTGGTGCGGCAGCTGGTCGCGGCCCGGGTGGAGGAAAATATATTTGAAGTGGTTGACGCCATTGGGGAAAAGAATTGCGTGCGGGCGTTGTCCGGTATTCGCAATCTGCTGCTGCAAAAACAGCAGCCCCAGCAGATTATTGGTATGGTGGCCAGGCAGTTCAGACTAATATTGCAGGTGCAGGGACTGGCCCGGGCCGGTCAATCGCGGGAGCAAATCATATCTCTCCTAAAGATACACCCTTTTGTATATAAAAAAATTTATGCCCAGCGTCAAAATTTTCCGCTGGAGCAGCTGGTGAAGGCTTTAAATAAACTTACCGAGCTTGATCATAATATAAAAATCGGCCTGGTGGACTTTTATCCCGCTATGGAGACTTTTGTTTTAAAAATTTGTGCTTAA